The genomic stretch AGACGAGACGGGTCAGGTCGCGGAAGCCCTGACCACGGTCCACCGCGCCGCTCTGCGCGCCGCCGTGGAGCGCGCCGAACTCGCCAGCGGTATCTCCGGCGTCTTCGTCAACCTGGCCCGCCGCAGCCAGGTACTGGTCCACCGTCAGCTCAGCCTCCTGGACAGCATGGAGCGCCGCTCGGACGACCCCGACGAGCTGAGCGACCTCTTCCGCCTGGACCACCTCACCACACGCATGCGGCGGCACGCCGAGAGCCTGATCATCCTCTCCGGTGCCGCACCCGGCCGGGCCTGGCGCGTGCCGGTCTCCCTGACGAACGTCGTACGGGCCGCCGTGTCCGAAGTCGAGGACTACGCGCGCGTGGAGGTACGCCAGCTCCCCGAAGCCCACGTCATCGGCGCAGCCGTAGCCGACCTCACCCACCTGCTCGCCGAACTCCTCGAGAACGCCGCCCAGTTCTCGCCGCCCCACACGCGCGTGCGTGTCACCGGCGAACCCGTGGGCAACGGCTACGCCCTGGAGATCGAGGACCGGGGACTCGGCATGGGCGCCGAGCCCCTCGCGGAGGCCAATCGCCGCATCGAACAGTCCGAGGCCCTGGACCTGTTCGACAGCGACCGGCTCGGACTCTTCGTGGTCAGCCGGCTCGCCTCCCGGCACGACGTCAAGGTGCATCTGCGTACCTCCCCCTATGGAGGCACCACCGCCGTCGTCCTGCTGCCCACCGACCTGCTGCACAGCGGCGCGCCGGAACGCGCCTCCCACCAAGGCGAGCAAGCCCGTCACAAGCCGGAACGCGAGTACGCGCGTGTGCCCGACACGAGCCCGCGCCAAGAAGCCGTCGCCGCCCGCTCGGACCGGCCCGCCCTCGCGGCCACCGCTCCCGGCCCGCACAGCGCCGCCGAGGAGTCGGCCCGGCCCGCAACCGTCGACGAAACCCCGCCCCCCGGAGTCACCGCACTGAGACTGCACCGACCGCCCCAGGACTCCGAGCCCACCGACGACCTCCCGCGCCGCGTGCGCCAGGCGAGCCTCGCTCCTCAGCTCCGGCAACAGCGCCCCGAAGCGCCGGCGCCGGACCTCGCAGGGCACGGGGACGAACGGCGCACCCCTGAACTCGTACGGGACCGCATGACGGCCTACCGCGACGGATGGGCGCGCGGAGGCGGCAGACAACCCGGCCGCGGCAGCGCCCCGCAACCCGAAACGGGCAGAGACAGCAGCGAAGGAGACCCGGCATGATCCAGGACCCGCACACGAGGACCGCCCAGCGCTCCGGCGAACTGGACTGGCTGCTCGACGACCTGGTGATGCGCGTGCACGAGGTGCGGCACGCCGTCGTGCTCTCCAACGACGGACTGGCCGTCGGCGCCTCCACCGGCCTCACCCGGGAGGACGCCGAACACCTCGCCGCTGTCGCCTCCGGCTTCAACAGCCTCGCCAAGGGCGCGGGACGGCACTTCGGAGCGGGCGGTGTGCGGCAGACCATGGTCGAGATGGACGACGCGTTCCTCTTCGTGGCCGCCGCCGGCGACGGCTCCTGCCTCGCCGTCCTCACCGCCGTCACCGCCGACATCGGACTCGTCGCCTACGAGATGGCACGCCTGGTCAAGCGGGTCGGCGAGCACCTCTGCACAGCGCCGCGTGCCACCGCGCAGCCGCCCGCGGCCGGATGAGCCCGAAATGGCCGCACCGATGACCGAGCACCGGACCGACGGCCCGTGGGAGCCGGGCAGCCAGTGGTACGACGGCGAGGCCGGACCGCTGGTCCGCCCCTACGCGATGACGGGCGGGCGCACCCAGCCGGGACCCACCGGGGTGCGCTTCGACCTGATCGCCCTCGTCACCCTCGACCCCACGGCACCGGCGCTCGACGACGGCACCGCGCTCGGCCCCGAACACCGGACCCTGATCGAGCTGTGCCGTACCGAGACACAGTCCGTCGCCGAACTCGCGGCGGACGCGGACCTCCCCGTCGGCGTGGTCAGGGTGTTGCTCGGCGACCTCCTGGAGCTGGGCTGCGTGGTCATCGGCCGTCCGGTGCCCCCGGCACAGTTGCCCGACGAACGGATTCTGCGTGAGGTCATCGAGGGATTGCGAGCGCTGTAGATGAACGTTCAGAACCCGCCGCGCACCGCGCTGCGTGCAGATCCCTCCACCGATCCGCACGCATTGCATCCTGGTCTGTGCGCGTCGTCTGCCGATCCGCGCGCGTGGGATCCCGACCCGTGCGCGTTGCGCCTCAGACCGGGCGCGAGTCGGTCACATCAGGTGCGTTTCGGTCCAACCGCCCCCGGATGCGGCCTCGTTGTCATGATGCTGCCTTCATCCCCGCACCAGGCGGACGCCGATCGCAGCCGGCCCTCCCGAGAGAAGTGATCATGGTCACCGAGCACTCCGACGCCGTCGGCGACACCACCGCCCTGGCACTGAAGATACTGGTCGCCGGCGGGTTCGGCGTCGGCAAGACAACCCTGGTCGGGGCCGTCAGCGAGATCCGGCCGCTGCGTACCGAGGAACTCCTCAGCGAAGCAGGACAGCTGGTGGACGACACCGACGGCGTGGACCAGAAGGTCACCACCACCGTCGCCATGGACTTCGGGCGCATCACCATCCGCTCCGGCCTGTCCCTGTACCTCTTCGGCACTCCGGGGCAGGACCGCTTCTGGTTCCTGTGGGACGAGCTGTCCCAAGGCGCCCTCGGCGCCGTCGTCCTCGCCGACACCCGGCGCCTGGAGGACTGCTTCCCCGCGGTCGATTACTTCGAGCACCGGCGCATCCCGTTCGTGGTGGCCGTCAACTGCTTCGCGGGAGCCCGCACCCACGGCGCCCACGACGTCTCCCGTGCCCTCGACCTCGACCAGGGCACACCCGTTGTACTGTGCGACGCGCGGGACCGGGACTCCGGCAAGGAAGTCCTGATCCGGCTCGTCGAGTACGCCGGGCGGATACACACTGCCAGGCTCCTGGACTCGGTCGGCTGAGCCTGCCGCTCAGGCCGCCAGATCCTTCACGGCCACCACCTGGTCGACCGTGACGCGGACCAGCAGCTCGCCCGGGACGCCGTTGCGGGCGCCGTACTCCTCGGCGCGGTCCTCGCCCATGTACCGCGCGGCGATCCGGGTGGCCCAGTGGCGTACCTCGTCCAGGTCCTCCGACAGCCGTGCGCGACCGTTCAGCACCACGAAGTGGAACGGCGGCCGATCGTCGTCCACACACAGGGCGATCCGTCCGTCACGGGCGAGATTGCGCCCCTTTACGGTGTCCTTACCGGTGTTGAAGACCAGTTCGTCCCCGTCCAGCAGAAACCAGATCGGCGCCACGTGAGGGCTCCCATCGGCGCGAACGGTGGACAACTTGCCGGTTCGGGTGCCGTTCGAGACGAACGCCCGCCATTCCTCGTCGGTCATCTTCTGTGCCATGCGCCCATCTTGCTTGCCCGGACGCCGGTCGTGGGGAAGGCTGGCGCAGGGTTCCTCCAGCCAGGGGGAGATCACACGGGGAGACGGAGATGGGGCAGAACCAGGGACTCGGGTGGCTCCTGGACGATCTGACCGAGCGCGTGGACCATGTGCGGCACGCGCTGGTCCTGTCGAACGACGGACTGGTCACGGGGGCGAGTACGGGCCTACGCCGAGAGGACGCCGAGCACCTGGCCGCCGTGGCGTCCGGACTGCACAGCCTGGCCAAGGGGTCGGGACGCCACTTCGGCGCGGGCAGAGTGCGCCAGACCATGATCGAGTACGACGACGCTGTGCTGTTCGTGACCGCCGCCGGCACCGGCAGCTGCCTGTGCGTGCTCAGCGGCGCGGAGGCCGACATCGGTCAGATCGCCTACGAGATGACCCTGCTCGTCAATCGCGTCGGCGAACATCTCGGCGTGGACGCCAGGCAACCCGAGCGAACTCCCATCAAAGACGCCTGACCTGCGGATTCTCCGCCCGTCGTGGAGTTATCCACAGGCCAACCACCGCTTGCGTCCCTTTGGCTACGGTGTGTGCACGGCGAACGCACAGGGCGTGAGCCAAGGACTCCACGGGGGAGTAGGACCATGTCCGCAAACACTGTCAGCCCACCGCGGCCCGTGACCTGCACCCCGAGCCATGCGGCTCGGGAACTGGAACTGAAACGAGGCGAGTTCGACCTCGCCGCGCACCTCGGCCACATCCGGACCGTGCCAGACGAGGGCGGGGGAGGAGGCCGGAGGGTGGAGCGCGCGGAGATCGACCGCCTGCGCGCACAGGAGGGCCACCCGGAAACCCTGCGCGATCGTGTGCGGGTCGTGGGTACGACGGAGGGCGCCGAGCTCATGGAGATCCCGGCCGGCCGTTTCACCCGCCTCGCCCGGCTGGGTCTGCTCGTGCCGGTGAAGTGGTACCTGAACCGCTATCGGGCTGTGGTCTGGCTCTACCTGGCCGAGGACCTGCGCGCGTTCGCCTCGGACGCCGGGAACGCGCATCTGCTCAAGGGGCGAACACCTGAGAACCTGCGCGGCCAGTTGGAGGCCGGGGTGGACCTGCGCGCCCGTAACTGGCGGGGGCGCCACCTCGGGTTTCTGCTGCGCCAGGTCGACGAGCCGTGGGCCAGGGCCGGAGCCGTGGCCGCCTTCCTCTCACCCGTCGAGATCGCCGACATCGTCAGGGATCCGTACGAGCGGGCCTATCTGAACCGATTCCGGCCCGCGCCGCCGGGTCAGGGCACTCCGGGATCGCCTGCCGCATACCTCGCGGAGCGGATCACGACGGCGCAGGACGCGGACGAGATCGCGTGGCTGCGCAGCGAACTGGCCCAGGTGCTCGATGAGGCCCGCGCCCTCGCGCAGGCCCCACGCCCGGCCGCCCGCCGCCTCGTACCGACCCCGCGAGCGACCGCACGGCCCATCCCGCCGATGGCCGTAACGGTCACGCGCACCACGGCGCCGACGGCTCGGGCATCGTCGGCGCCCGGCGAAGAGCCGGTCGCAGCATGTGCACCCGAGCTGCTGCCGGGAACGCCTGGGCCGACGACCGGGCCGGTGGCGGGGACGTCCGGGCCGGACGGAGGACGGCTGCCGGGATCGTTCGAGCCGACGGACGAGCCCGTGACCCGAGCGTTCGAGTGGCACGGCACGCCGCTCGTGCCGCAGGCCGCGCCGACAACGGTACGCCGGGGGCGCCGTCGGGCTGAGTCGCCCTCGCCGCGAACCGACCGTGGCCTGCGGGCTTGGCTACGGCGGAGAAGCACTCGGCCCTCTCGGGTGTGAACCAAACCGGCCGAGACCCCGGCAGCCGGCTCGCTACAGGGACCTGAACAGGCCTTCCTGGACGACCGAGACGAGCAGACGCCCCTGCAGGTCGTAGATGCGTCCGCGGGCCAGCCCACGCCCGCCGGTGGCGATCGGCGACTCCTGGTCGTACAGAAACCACTCGTCGGCGCGGAACGGCCGGTGGAACCACATGGCGTGGTCCAGCGAGGCCAGATCGAAGTTCCGCGGACCCCACAGGGGCTCGACCGGGATACGGACCGCGTCCAGGAGGGTCATGTCGCTGGCGTAGGTCAGCGCGCATGTGTGGACCAGTGGGTCGTCACCGAGCGGTCCGACCGCGCGCATCCACACGGCGCTGCGCGGCTCGGCGCCCTCGATCTCCTCCGCGTTCCAGCGCAGCCGGTCGACATAGCGGATGTCGAAGGGCTGGCGGCGCGCCATCCGCTCCAACTGCTCCGGCAGCGCGCCCAGGTGCTTGCGGATCTCCTCGGAGACCGTCGGCAGCGACTCCGGGTGCGGCACATCGCGGGCCGGCGGCAACTGGTGCTCGAACGGTCCTTCCTCAGTCTTGTGAAAGGAGGCGGTCAGATTGAAGATCGTGCGGCCCTGCTGCACGGCCGTGACCCGGCGCGTGGTGAACGACCGGCCGTCGCGGACCCGCTCCACCTGGTACACGATCGGCACCCCGGGGCGGCCCGGGCGCAGGAAGTACGCGTGCAGCGAGTGCACCGGGCGGTCGCCGTCCGTGGTGCGGCCGGCGGCGACCAGCGCCTGGCCCGCCACCTGGCCGCCGAATACCCGCTGCAGGGACTCCTGCGGGCTTCGGCCACGGAAGATGTCGACCTCGATCTGCTCGAGGTCCAGCAGGTCGACCAGTCTCTCGGCCGGGTTCGTCATCGGTGGGATTCTCCTTGGCTCGGGGCGGGTCGCGAACGGCTCACAACTGGCCGACCTCAGTGACGCGGACGACCGCACGGCCCTCGGCATCCGAGGCCGCGAGGTCGATCTCCGCGCTGATGCCCCAGTCGTGGTCGCCGTTCGGGTCGTCGAAGATCTGGCGGACCCGCCAGAGGCCGTTCTCCGGCTCCTCCTTGATGACCAGCAGCTTGGGGCCGCGGGCGTCGGGACCGGTGCCGAGATCCTCGTACTCGTCCCAGTACTTGTCCATCGCCTCGCCCCAGGCGTCGGCGTCCCAGCCGGACTCGGCGTCCATCTCGCCCAGCTCCTCGACCTGGTCGAGGGCGGCCAGCTCCACGCGGCGGAACAGGGCGTTGCGGACCAGCACCCGGAAGGCGCGCGCGTTGGTGGTGATCGGCTTCACCTCGTCGGCCTTCTCCTGGGCCTCCTCGGCGGTCATCTCCTCCGGGTTCGCGAGCTGCTCCCACTCGTCCAGCAGGCTGGAGTCCACCTGGCGCACCATCTCGCCGAGCCACTCGATCAGATCCTGCAGGTCCTCGGACTTGAGGTCGTCCGGGATGTTGTGGTCGAGGGTCTTGTAGGCGCTGGCGAGGTAGCGCAGCACGATGCCCTCGGTACGGGCCAGCTCGTAGAAGGACACCAACTCGGTGAAGGACAGCGCCCGTTCGTACATGTCCCGGATGACGGACTTCGGCGACAGCGGGTGGTCGCCGACCCACGGGTGGCTCTTGCGGTAGGTGTTGTACGCGTGGAAGAGCAGCTCTTCCAGGGGCTTCGGGTACGTGATGTCCTGGAGGCGCTCCATACGCTCCTCGTACTCGACACCGTCCGCCTTCATCGCGGCCACGGCCTCGCCGCGCGCCTTGTTCTGCTGGGCGACCAGGATCTGCCGCGGATCGTCCAGGGTGGACTCGACCACGGACACCATGTCGAGGGCGTAGGACGGCGACTCGGGGTCGAGGAGTTCGAACGCGGCGAGCGCGAACGTGGACAGCGGCTGGTTGAGCGCGAAGTCCTGCTGAAGGTCGACCGTGAGCCGGACGATCCGCCCCTCGGCGTCGGGCTTGTCGAGCTTCTCCACGATCCCGCCGTCGAGCAGCGAGCGGTAGATCGCGATCGCCCGGCGGATGTGACGGAGCTGCTGCCTGCGCGGCTCGTGGTTGTCCTCCAGAAGGTGACGCATCGCCTTGAACGCGTTGCCCGGGCGGGCGATCACCGACAGCAGCATCGTGTGTGTCACCCGGAATCGCGAGGTCAGCGGCTCCGGCTCCGACTCGATCAGCTTCTGGAAGGTGTTCTCCGTCCAGCCGACAAAGCCCTCCGGCGCCTTCTTGCGCACCACCTTGCGCCGCTTCTTCGGGTCGTCACCAGCCTTGGCGAGCGCCTTCTCGTTCTCGATGATGTGCTCCGGCGCCTGTGCCACGACCAGTCCCGCCGTGTCGAAGCCGGCCCGGCCGGCCCGGCCCGCGATCTGGTGGAACTCCCGGGCCCGCAGCGTGCGCACCCGGCTGCCGTCGTACTTCGTCAGGGCGGTGAACAGCACCGTGCGGATCGGCACGTTGACGCCCACGCCGAGCGTGTCCGTGCCGCAGATGACCTTCAGCAGTCCGGCCTGGGCGAGCTTCTCCACCAGCCGTCGGTACTTGGGCAGCATGCCGGCATGGTGGACGCCGATGCCGTGCCGGACGTAACGGGAGAGGTTCCGGCCGAACTTGGTGGTGAAACGGAAGTTGCCGATCAGCTCGGCGATCTGGTCCTTCTCCTCGCGCGAGCACATGTTGATGCTCATCAGCGCCTGCGCTCGCTCCACGGCCTGCGCCTGTGTGAAGTGCACGATGTACACCGGCGCCTGCTTGCTCTCCAGCAGGTCGGTGAGTGTCTCGGTGAGCGGGGTGAGCTTGTACTCGTAGGAGAGCGGCACCGGGCGGGTCGCCGAGCGGACCACCGACGTGGGGCGGCCGGTACGGCGCGCGAGGTCCTTCTCGAAGAACGATACATCGCCCAAAGTGGCCGACATCAGGATGAACTGCGCCTGGGGAAGCTCCAGCAACGGGATCTGCCACGCCCAGCCACGATCGCCCTCCGCGTAGAAGTGGAACTCGTCCATGACGACCTGGCCGATGTCCGCGTCCTTGCCGTCGCGCAGCGCGATCGACGCGAGCACCTCGGCGGTGCAGCAGATCACGGGAGCGTCGGCGTTCACAGAGGCGTCGCCGGTGAGCATGCCGACGTTCTCGGTACCGAAGAGCTTGCACAGCTCGAAGAACTTCTCCGACACCAGCGCCTTGATCGGTGCCGTGTAGAAGGTGACCTCGTCCCGGGCCAGCGCGGCGAAGTGCGCGCCCGCGGCGATCATGCTCTTGCCGGAGCCGGTGGGGGTCGAGACGATCACGTTCGCCCCGGAGACCACCTCGATCAGCGCCTCCTCCTGGTGCGGGTAGAGGGTGAGGCCGCGCTCCTGCGCCCACGACTCGAAGGCTTCGTACAGGGCGTCGGGGTCGGCGGTCGGCGGCAGCTGATCGATGAGGGTCACGCAACCATCTTGCCTGCCCTGGTCCCCAAGAGGGGAATCGGCTGCGAGCGCGAAGATCACGGCCGCTACGCTGTGTCGCCGACGGAGCGTCAGCGCACCAGGTCAACTGGACAGCAGCACAAGAGGAATGGGGCGGGAAGCGGCCATGATGGGACCAGCACACTCACTGTCGGGGGCCGCGGCCTGGCTCGGGGTCGGAGCCGCCGCCGCGGCAGCGGGACATCCGATGCCCTGGCCGGTTCTCCTCGTGGGGGCTCTGATCTGTGCCGGTGCCGCGCTCGCCCCGGACCTCGACCACAAGGCGGCGACCATCTCGCGCTCTTTCGGTCCGCTCTCCCACTGGATCTGCGAGATCGTGGACAAGCTGTCGTACGCCGTCTACAAGGCGACCCGGATGAAGGGCGACCCGCGCCGCAACGGCGGTCACCGCACACTGACGCACACCTGGGTGTGGGCGGTCCTGCTCGGTGCCGGCTGCTCGGCGGCGGCGATCGCGGGCGGCCGCTGGGCGGTGCTGGCCATACTCTTCGTGCACATGGTGCTGGCGATCGAGGGTCTGCTGTGGCGGGCGGCCCGGGGTTCCAGCAGCGATGTCCTGGTCTGGCTGCTGGCGGCGACCAGCGCATGGATCCTCGCGGGGATCCTGGACAAGCCCGGCAACGGCTCCGACTGGCTGTTCACGGCGCCGGACCAGCGGTACCTGTGGCTGGGGCTGCCGATCGTGCTGGGGGCGCTGGTGCACGACCTCGGGGATGCGCTGACCGTGTCCGGCTGCCCGATCCTGTGGCCCATCCCGGTGGGCCGCAAGCGCTGGTACCCGCTGGGGCCGCCGAAGGCGATGCGCTTCCGGGCCGGGAGCTGGGTGGAGCTGAAGGTGCTGATGCCCGTGTTCATGCTGCTCGGCGGAGTGGGCTGCGCGGCGGCCCTCAACGTGATCTGAAGAGCCCCTCACTTCCGGGGCGTCCTTTCCTTCCGTGGAGCCCGGCACCTGTCCCGAGGTGCCGCTCGGGAGCAAGTGGATCAGGTCGCCTCGCCGGAGTCCGCCCCGCCGTACCGGCGCTCGAAGCGGGCGACGCGGCCCTCGGTGTCGAGGGTCCGGGCCTTGCCCGTGTAGAAGGGGTGGCTCTCCGAGGAGATCTCCACTTCGATCACCGGGTAGGTCTGGCCGTCGTCCCACTCGATGGTCTGCTCGCTCTACGCGGTCGAGCGGGTCAGGAACGCGTAGCCGGCAGCGCGGTCACGGAAGACCACGGGGCGGTAGCCGGGGTGCTTGTCCTGCTGCATGGCGGCTCCTCGTGCGCGGCGGTCGGGCAGGAGACGTGCGGGTCAGCCGGGCAGCGACTCCTCGTCGACGATGTGCATCGCGGCCTCCTCGGCGGAGGCGGCGGCGCCGTCGATGCCGACGTCGGTGGCGACGAGGGCGGCCTCCTCGTCCTCGTGCGCTCCCTCGTCCGGGGCCACCAGCCGGCCCGAGCGCAGGTTGCCGACCTCGTTGTCGAGGAGTTCCCCGTCGGTTCCGGCGCAGTCACCGAGGTCGTCGCCGTCGGGCGGGGCCAGGTCCGGCTGCTCCTCGGCGAGCCGCTGGTCGAGGGTCTCGCCCGCCTGGCGCTCGGCCGCCGTCACACCGATGTGCTCCACTGCCCAAGGGCGCTCAGGAGGGGACCAGCCGCGGTCGAGCGGGTCCTCGACGCCGTCGAAGTCCAATGTGTCCTCGACGTCGAGCACCCCCGAGTCCTCCCGGATCTCCGAGGAATCGGGCTGGTAGACGTCGTCCCCCCAGCTGTCGGCGCGGTCCACGAGTACCTCCAGGTGGTGAGGACGGCCATGTGCCACCACAGCGGGTGGCGAGCCGCCGGCACGTGCGGCACGGGTGCCGCACGCCGTGAACCGGGTGGTTCTGACGCATGCCCCGAACCGGTGCCGTTCTCCAGCCTTCCACCCCTGCTCGGGACCGCGCAACGTCACGGACGTGGCTCAATGCCCGCACCCGCGCATCGGCGTCCGGCACGCGCCACAGCCCGCCCGTTTGCCGCAGCCCGGCCGCCGCAGGCCCTGGCGGTCGTGGCCACGGCACCCGGCATCCGGCACCCGGTATCCAGCCCCCGGCAGCACCCCGGCGCTCGCGCACGGGGCGGAGCCTCACCCGTGCCAGGACCGCCAGAGCGCCGCGTAGGCGCCGTCCGCCGTGACCAGGTCGTCGTGGCTGCCCAGCTCACTGATGCGGCCGTTCTCCACGACGGCGATCACGTCGGCGTCATGGGCGGTGTGCAGGCGGTGGGCGATGGCTACGACGGTGCGGCCGTCCAGGACCCGGGCCAGGGAGCGTTCCAGATGCCGGGCCGCACGTGGGTCCAGCAGGGAGGTGGCCTCGTCCAGGACCAGCGTGTGCGGATCGGCCAGTACCAGCCGGGCCAGCGCGATCTGCTGGGCCTGTGCCGGGGTCAGGGCGAGCCCGCCGGAGCCGACCTCGGTGTCCAGGCCGTCGTCCAGTGCCCGCGCCCAGCCGTCCGCGTCGACCGCGCCCAGCGCCGCCCACAGCTCGGTGTCCGTGGCACCGGTTCGGGCCAGCAGGAGGTTGTCCCGCAGGGAGCCGACGAAGACATGGTGTTCCTGGTTGACGAGGGCGACGTGGGAGCGGACTCGTTCCGCGGGCATCCGGGACAGCTCCGCGCCACCCAGGGTGATCCGGCCGTCGCGGGGTGCGTAGATCCCGGCGAGCAGCCTGCCCAGGGTGGACTTGCCCGCGCCCGAGGGGCCGACCAGGGCCAGCCGGGTGCCCGGGGCGACCTCCAGCGACACCTTGCGCAGCACGTCGACGCCCTCGCGGTAGCCGAAGTGCACCCGGTCGGCGTGCACGTCCCGGCCGTCCGGCGCCAGCGAGACGTCCCCGGCGTCCGGCTCGATGTCCCGCACACCGACCAGCCGGGCCAGCGACACCTGGGCGACCTGCACCTCGTCGTACCAGCGCAGGATCAGGTTCACCGGGTCGACGAGCATCTGCGCGAGCAGGGCGCCCGTGGTCAGCTGCCCCACCCCGATCCAGCCGTGCAGGACGAACGCCCCGCCGACCATGAGGACCGAGCCGAGCACGATGACGTGGACGGCATTGATCACCGGGAAGAGCACGGACCGCAGCCAGAGCGTGTACCGCTCCCAGGCCGTCCACTCCTTGATCCGCCGCTCCGACAGGGCGACGCGGCGGGCGCCGAGCCGGTGCGCCTCGACGGTGTGGCCCGCGTCCACCGTCTCGGCGAGCGCGGCGGCGACGGCCGCGTATCCGGCGGCCTCGGAGCGGTATCCGGACGGCGCCCGCTTGAAGTACCAGCGGCAGCCGATCACGAGCACCGGCACGGCGAGCAGCACGGCGGCCGCGAGCGGCGGAGCCGTCACGACGAGCCCGCCGAGCAGCAGCAGGGCCCACACGACACCGATGGCCAGCTGCGGCACGGCCTCGCGCATCGCGTTGGCCAGACGGTCGATGTCGGTGGTGATGCGGGAGAGCAGATCACCGGTGCCCGCCCGTTCCAGCACGCCAGGCGGCAGTCCGACCGACCGGACGAGGAAGTCCTCGCGCAGGTCGGCCAGCATCCGCTCGCCGAGCATCGCGCCCCGCAGCCGCACCTGGCGTACGAAGACGGCCTGTACGGCCAGCGCGAGCACGAACAGCCCGGCGGTCAGGCCGAGATAAAGCTCCCGCGACCCGTCCGACACCCGCTCGACCAGGCCGCCGAGCAGGTACGGGCCCACCATGGAGGCGAGCACGGCCACCGTGTTCACGCCGATGAGCAGCAGGAACGCCCGGCGGTGCCGGCGGAACAGCTCGGCGACATAGCCGCGCACGGTCGCCGCCGCGCCGACGGGCAGGGTGGTGGCGGTCGTCGGGGCCGCCGGGTCGTACGCAGGCGGCGCAACGCCGATCATGCGCTCTCCTCGCTCTCTTTCCGTTCCTGGCCCGCGCCCACCAGGGCACCCTCGTCGGCCGCGGCCTCCGGGGCACGGCTGTCGGCCTCGGCCCCTGCGGCGCCCTTGTCGGCCGTGCCCACCAGGGCGCCAGTGCCGGCCGCGGCCAGTTCGTCGTCCGTCGCTCGCGTGACCACGGCCCGGTATCGCGGCTCGCCGTCGATCAGCTGGCGGTGCACACCGGCTGCGACGACCTCGCCCTCGTGGACCAGGACGACGCGGTCCGCGCGGTCGAGCAGCAGCGGTGAGGAGGTGAACACCACTGTCGTGCGCCCCGAGCGCAGCCGGCGCAGCCCGTCCGCGATCCGTGCCTCCGTGTGCGAGTCGACCGCGGACGTCGGTTCGTCCAGCACCAGCACCTCGGGATCGGTGATCAGTGACCGGGCCAGCGCCAGCCGCTGGCGCTGGCCGCCGGACAGGGACCGGCCGCGCTCGCTGATACGGGCGTCCATCAGGTCCGCGGCGTCCAGAGAGCCTTGGACGAGCGCGTCCAGAACGTCGTCGCACTGCGCCGCGGCCAGCGCGTCCACGGCCCGCACGGTTCCGGAGGCGGGCACGTCGAGCAGCTCACGCAGCGTGCCGGACAGCAGCACCGGGTCCTTGTCCTGGACGAGGACCGCGGTACGGGCGCTGTCCAGCGGGAGCTCGTCCAGGGCGACATCGCCGAGGAGCACCGAGCGGCCCTGCTCGGTCGCATGGCCGCCCAGCCGCTCCGCGAGCCTGCCCGCCGCGTCCGGGTCGCCGCAGACCACGGCGGTGAGACGGCCCGCGGGAGCCAGCAGACCGGTGCCGGGGTCGTACAGATCGCCGCCCGGCACCTGCGCCTCGCGGATGCCCTCGGTGGCCGTGGACCGCTCCAGCGACAGCACCCGCGCCGCCCGTTTGGCCGACGGCCGTGAGAAGGAGTACGCCATGGCGATCTCCTCGAAGTGCCGCAGCGGGTAGTTCAGGACCATGACCGCGCTGTAGACGGTGACGAGTTCGCCGACGGTGATCCGGCCCTGGCGGGCCAGGTGGATGCCGTGCCAGACGACGGCGATGAGCAGCAGTCCGGGCAGCAGCACCTGGAGGGCGGAGATCAGCGACCACATCCGGGCGCTGCGCACCGCGGCGTGCCGTACCTCCTGCGAGGCACGGCGGTAGC from Streptomyces roseochromogenus subsp. oscitans DS 12.976 encodes the following:
- a CDS encoding DEAD/DEAH box helicase; the protein is MTLIDQLPPTADPDALYEAFESWAQERGLTLYPHQEEALIEVVSGANVIVSTPTGSGKSMIAAGAHFAALARDEVTFYTAPIKALVSEKFFELCKLFGTENVGMLTGDASVNADAPVICCTAEVLASIALRDGKDADIGQVVMDEFHFYAEGDRGWAWQIPLLELPQAQFILMSATLGDVSFFEKDLARRTGRPTSVVRSATRPVPLSYEYKLTPLTETLTDLLESKQAPVYIVHFTQAQAVERAQALMSINMCSREEKDQIAELIGNFRFTTKFGRNLSRYVRHGIGVHHAGMLPKYRRLVEKLAQAGLLKVICGTDTLGVGVNVPIRTVLFTALTKYDGSRVRTLRAREFHQIAGRAGRAGFDTAGLVVAQAPEHIIENEKALAKAGDDPKKRRKVVRKKAPEGFVGWTENTFQKLIESEPEPLTSRFRVTHTMLLSVIARPGNAFKAMRHLLEDNHEPRRQQLRHIRRAIAIYRSLLDGGIVEKLDKPDAEGRIVRLTVDLQQDFALNQPLSTFALAAFELLDPESPSYALDMVSVVESTLDDPRQILVAQQNKARGEAVAAMKADGVEYEERMERLQDITYPKPLEELLFHAYNTYRKSHPWVGDHPLSPKSVIRDMYERALSFTELVSFYELARTEGIVLRYLASAYKTLDHNIPDDLKSEDLQDLIEWLGEMVRQVDSSLLDEWEQLANPEEMTAEEAQEKADEVKPITTNARAFRVLVRNALFRRVELAALDQVEELGEMDAESGWDADAWGEAMDKYWDEYEDLGTGPDARGPKLLVIKEEPENGLWRVRQIFDDPNGDHDWGISAEIDLAASDAEGRAVVRVTEVGQL
- a CDS encoding metal-dependent hydrolase, which codes for MMGPAHSLSGAAAWLGVGAAAAAAGHPMPWPVLLVGALICAGAALAPDLDHKAATISRSFGPLSHWICEIVDKLSYAVYKATRMKGDPRRNGGHRTLTHTWVWAVLLGAGCSAAAIAGGRWAVLAILFVHMVLAIEGLLWRAARGSSSDVLVWLLAATSAWILAGILDKPGNGSDWLFTAPDQRYLWLGLPIVLGALVHDLGDALTVSGCPILWPIPVGRKRWYPLGPPKAMRFRAGSWVELKVLMPVFMLLGGVGCAAALNVI
- a CDS encoding DUF5709 domain-containing protein, whose translation is MDRADSWGDDVYQPDSSEIREDSGVLDVEDTLDFDGVEDPLDRGWSPPERPWAVEHIGVTAAERQAGETLDQRLAEEQPDLAPPDGDDLGDCAGTDGELLDNEVGNLRSGRLVAPDEGAHEDEEAALVATDVGIDGAAASAEEAAMHIVDEESLPG
- a CDS encoding ABC transporter ATP-binding protein, whose protein sequence is MIGVAPPAYDPAAPTTATTLPVGAAATVRGYVAELFRRHRRAFLLLIGVNTVAVLASMVGPYLLGGLVERVSDGSRELYLGLTAGLFVLALAVQAVFVRQVRLRGAMLGERMLADLREDFLVRSVGLPPGVLERAGTGDLLSRITTDIDRLANAMREAVPQLAIGVVWALLLLGGLVVTAPPLAAAVLLAVPVLVIGCRWYFKRAPSGYRSEAAGYAAVAAALAETVDAGHTVEAHRLGARRVALSERRIKEWTAWERYTLWLRSVLFPVINAVHVIVLGSVLMVGGAFVLHGWIGVGQLTTGALLAQMLVDPVNLILRWYDEVQVAQVSLARLVGVRDIEPDAGDVSLAPDGRDVHADRVHFGYREGVDVLRKVSLEVAPGTRLALVGPSGAGKSTLGRLLAGIYAPRDGRITLGGAELSRMPAERVRSHVALVNQEHHVFVGSLRDNLLLARTGATDTELWAALGAVDADGWARALDDGLDTEVGSGGLALTPAQAQQIALARLVLADPHTLVLDEATSLLDPRAARHLERSLARVLDGRTVVAIAHRLHTAHDADVIAVVENGRISELGSHDDLVTADGAYAALWRSWHG